Proteins found in one Brevibacillus brevis genomic segment:
- a CDS encoding 4-hydroxy-3-methylbut-2-enyl diphosphate reductase yields the protein MEVIKISPRGYCYGVVDAMVLALRTAQNFDLPRPIHILGMIVHNAHVVEAFEKQGIKTLDGEDRLALLDQVHEGTIIFTAHGVSPEVRKKAREKGLTVVDATCPDVTKTHDLIREKVAEGYHVLYIGKKGHPEPEGAMGIAPDHVHLVQKLEELEALELPTDKLIVTNQTTMSQWDVKHLMDAILKRFPGVEVHNEICLATQVRQEAVAEQVGEADLCIVVGDPRSNNSNRLAQVSEEIANVPSYRIADLSELDIEWLRGKKNVAVTSGASTPTPLTKEVISFLEQFDEFNPTTWDKKRTVNMAKILPTVK from the coding sequence ATGGAAGTCATCAAGATTTCCCCCCGTGGATATTGTTACGGTGTAGTCGATGCCATGGTCTTGGCACTGCGAACAGCGCAAAACTTTGACTTGCCCCGCCCGATTCATATTTTGGGCATGATCGTACACAATGCTCACGTCGTTGAGGCGTTTGAAAAACAAGGGATAAAAACATTGGATGGAGAGGATCGGCTGGCTCTCTTGGATCAGGTTCATGAGGGAACGATAATCTTCACTGCCCATGGGGTGTCTCCTGAGGTGCGCAAGAAAGCACGCGAAAAAGGCTTGACTGTCGTCGACGCGACTTGCCCGGATGTAACGAAAACACATGATTTGATCCGCGAAAAAGTAGCGGAAGGCTACCATGTGCTATATATCGGGAAAAAAGGACATCCAGAGCCAGAGGGCGCTATGGGGATCGCGCCGGATCACGTACATCTGGTTCAAAAGCTGGAAGAGCTGGAGGCGCTCGAACTGCCAACAGACAAGCTGATCGTTACGAACCAGACGACGATGAGTCAATGGGATGTTAAGCATCTGATGGACGCCATTCTTAAACGTTTTCCCGGCGTGGAAGTGCATAATGAAATTTGTCTCGCTACGCAGGTTCGTCAGGAAGCTGTAGCGGAGCAAGTGGGAGAAGCAGATTTGTGCATCGTCGTAGGCGATCCGCGCAGCAACAATTCTAATCGTTTGGCACAGGTCTCGGAAGAAATCGCGAATGTTCCGTCGTACCGAATCGCTGATTTGTCTGAGCTGGACATTGAATGGCTGCGTGGAAAGAAAAATGTTGCGGTTACTTCTGGTGCTTCGACGCCAACTCCATTGACGAAGGAAGTCATCTCCTTCCTGGAGCAGTTCGATGAGTTCAACCCGACTACATGGGACAAAAAGCGGACCGTCAACATGGCGAAAATATTGCCGACGGTAAAATAA
- a CDS encoding inorganic phosphate transporter has product MYTSLPLVIAVIILAVFFDFINGFHDTANAIATTVSTKALPPKIAIGLAAIMNFIGALTFTGVAKTIGGDIADPAKLEFGVLVVMAALLAAILWNLITWWYGIPSSSSHALIGSLVGAVLASAGSAQINWAGFLKIFQALIVSPVIALVAAYLMMNLVYFIFSRIMVPPSKVNRGFRFFQIFTAALQSFTHGTNDAQKAMGIIVFALVAADLHADTSTIPFWVQFICALAMGLGTSIGGWKIIKTVGGKITKIEPINGATADLTSSSIIFTFTQLGLPVSSTHVISSGIMGVGAAKRLKSVNWGVAKRIVITWFITLPISALLAASIYLLLHVFI; this is encoded by the coding sequence ATGTATACGAGCCTTCCCCTTGTTATTGCCGTTATCATTTTGGCTGTTTTCTTTGATTTCATCAACGGGTTTCACGACACTGCCAATGCCATCGCAACCACCGTATCCACCAAAGCTCTCCCGCCTAAGATTGCCATTGGCCTGGCGGCTATCATGAACTTTATCGGTGCCCTGACGTTTACCGGGGTCGCCAAAACGATCGGTGGAGATATCGCCGATCCAGCCAAGCTGGAATTCGGTGTGCTTGTGGTCATGGCTGCTCTCTTGGCTGCGATCCTTTGGAATTTGATTACGTGGTGGTACGGTATCCCCAGCAGCTCGTCTCACGCTCTCATCGGCTCACTCGTAGGGGCAGTCCTCGCTTCCGCAGGGAGCGCGCAAATCAACTGGGCTGGTTTTTTGAAAATCTTCCAGGCGCTTATTGTGTCACCGGTTATCGCGCTGGTTGCCGCTTACCTCATGATGAATTTGGTTTATTTCATTTTCAGTCGGATCATGGTTCCCCCTTCCAAGGTCAACCGGGGATTTCGCTTCTTTCAGATTTTCACGGCGGCCCTGCAATCCTTTACACACGGAACGAATGACGCACAAAAAGCGATGGGCATTATCGTGTTCGCTCTCGTAGCCGCTGACCTGCATGCAGATACAAGCACGATTCCTTTCTGGGTGCAGTTCATTTGTGCCCTCGCGATGGGCTTGGGAACCTCTATCGGAGGCTGGAAAATCATCAAGACTGTGGGGGGCAAAATCACCAAGATTGAACCGATTAACGGAGCCACTGCCGATCTCACTTCATCTTCGATCATTTTTACCTTTACGCAGTTAGGATTGCCTGTGAGCTCTACCCATGTCATCTCTTCCGGGATCATGGGGGTCGGTGCAGCCAAACGGCTGAAAAGCGTCAATTGGGGCGTTGCCAAACGCATCGTGATCACCTGGTTTATTACGCTGCCGATCTCTGCCTTGCTCGCTGCATCCATCTATTTGTTGCTACATGTATTTATCTAA
- a CDS encoding MFS transporter, which produces MPESHSGFGLGGAKGRYVSLCALYLFIYYGLGAFAPLITQYYESIHLTGTQIGLISAVAPIVSIVAQPMWGMICDRYQIRKTVLILTLTITGLVGLLFTGVSTFVYVFLLYILLSFFQSAVVPISDSLALGYAKGHGIQFGDIRLWGAIGFALAAFITGLLVEQWGPHVLFYSFCLAFLIAILFLQKVPEEVTEASRFRVSMLAGIRDLARIPRFALFLISSFCMMGSVNANNIWFSLFYQDIGGTIAGIGLAFLLFAGSEAPFMKLAGYIVRRWGLELTLLLSAIFCAMRWFWYSSAPSTTAVITMFFVQGISVGFYLATAAQFVRENTPASLQVTALAIFFSVGGGLGSMFCNLVAGWIKDSFSVLAIYLFFGIITAIGIIPLLIIKFGRWKQISPDEEVQASQ; this is translated from the coding sequence ATGCCAGAATCACACTCCGGTTTCGGGCTGGGGGGCGCAAAAGGCAGATACGTTAGTCTTTGCGCCCTTTATCTTTTTATTTACTACGGGCTTGGTGCTTTTGCTCCTCTCATTACGCAATACTACGAATCCATCCATCTAACTGGGACTCAAATCGGTCTCATCAGTGCAGTCGCGCCGATCGTTTCCATTGTGGCACAGCCGATGTGGGGGATGATCTGTGATCGCTATCAAATTCGCAAAACTGTGCTGATTCTGACATTGACCATCACCGGGCTGGTGGGACTTCTCTTTACGGGTGTCTCCACCTTTGTCTACGTCTTCTTGCTCTACATCCTGTTGTCGTTTTTTCAAAGTGCCGTCGTGCCCATCTCAGATAGCTTGGCTCTCGGTTATGCCAAGGGACATGGCATTCAGTTCGGCGACATTCGCTTGTGGGGAGCAATCGGCTTTGCGCTAGCGGCATTTATCACCGGTCTTCTCGTTGAGCAGTGGGGGCCACATGTTCTTTTTTACTCGTTTTGCTTGGCGTTTCTGATTGCCATTCTGTTTCTTCAGAAGGTTCCGGAAGAAGTGACAGAGGCTTCGCGGTTTCGTGTCAGTATGCTTGCGGGGATAAGGGATTTGGCGCGAATTCCGCGATTTGCGTTGTTTTTGATTTCATCATTTTGCATGATGGGCTCTGTCAATGCCAATAATATTTGGTTTTCCCTGTTTTATCAGGATATCGGAGGGACTATTGCCGGGATCGGTCTAGCCTTCTTGTTGTTTGCAGGCAGTGAGGCTCCTTTTATGAAGCTGGCGGGTTATATTGTCCGCAGGTGGGGACTGGAGTTGACGCTCTTGCTATCGGCGATTTTTTGCGCGATGCGCTGGTTCTGGTACAGCTCCGCTCCGAGTACCACTGCCGTGATTACGATGTTCTTTGTGCAGGGGATTTCAGTGGGCTTTTATTTGGCAACAGCAGCCCAATTTGTGCGCGAAAATACGCCCGCATCCCTTCAGGTGACGGCACTGGCCATCTTCTTTTCAGTGGGAGGCGGGCTTGGTTCGATGTTTTGCAATTTGGTAGCGGGGTGGATCAAAGATTCGTTTTCGGTGCTAGCCATTTATTTGTTTTTTGGAATCATCACCGCGATCGGGATCATTCCTCTGCTCATAATAAAATTCGGACGGTGGAAGCAAATCTCACCAGACGAAGAGGTGCAAGCTAGTCAATGA
- a CDS encoding ketopantoate reductase family protein — MKVLVLGAGGIGGYFGGRLVESGVDVTFLVRERRYKQLQERGLRIQSIHGDLLLEQPQLIQAGEKAGPFDVVLLSNKAYTLEDSADAIAPYVGEDTVVIPLLNGIAHMELLWNRFGRDRVLGGLCFIETTLNADGDVVQTSPIHDAVFGEWEGGKSERVERMEQAFSKINGTMRASTNIQREAWHKYLFIATFSGITTLMNSAVGPIRESAWGVELTRQLADEIASVMNALEAPIKPDIVDKQMETFQNQRPQTKSSMLRDMEKGLPVEADHLQGYLLERAEQKGLSTPLLKVVYNNLKVYEQKRAGDK; from the coding sequence ATGAAGGTTCTCGTACTGGGAGCGGGGGGCATTGGCGGTTATTTTGGTGGCAGGCTGGTTGAATCGGGAGTAGATGTAACGTTTCTTGTGCGCGAGCGTAGATACAAACAACTGCAGGAGCGAGGCTTGCGCATTCAGAGCATTCATGGAGATTTGCTTTTGGAGCAGCCACAACTGATTCAAGCAGGAGAGAAAGCGGGACCATTTGATGTTGTGCTTTTGTCCAACAAAGCTTACACGCTGGAAGATAGCGCGGATGCCATCGCTCCGTACGTAGGCGAGGACACAGTCGTTATTCCGCTGCTGAACGGAATCGCGCATATGGAACTTTTGTGGAATCGTTTTGGCCGGGATCGCGTGCTCGGGGGTCTGTGTTTTATTGAGACGACGCTGAATGCGGATGGGGATGTCGTGCAGACAAGTCCTATTCATGATGCGGTTTTCGGTGAGTGGGAAGGCGGCAAAAGTGAGCGTGTAGAGCGAATGGAGCAAGCCTTTTCCAAGATCAACGGAACGATGCGCGCAAGCACAAATATTCAACGGGAAGCCTGGCACAAATACTTGTTTATTGCGACATTTTCCGGTATTACCACATTGATGAATTCTGCTGTTGGACCGATCCGGGAATCGGCTTGGGGTGTAGAGCTGACACGTCAGCTTGCAGACGAAATCGCTTCTGTCATGAACGCTTTGGAGGCACCAATTAAGCCGGATATCGTCGACAAACAGATGGAGACTTTCCAAAATCAGCGTCCTCAAACGAAATCGTCCATGCTTCGTGATATGGAAAAAGGTCTTCCGGTGGAAGCGGATCATCTTCAAGGCTACCTCTTGGAGCGAGCGGAACAAAAAGGCTTGTCCACGCCGCTTTTAAAAGTTGTCTACAATAATCTGAAGGTTTACGAACAGAAGCGTGCAGGAGACAAATAA
- a CDS encoding DUF4825 domain-containing protein yields the protein MRNKIILALVLIGVVLFMAIQIMIIPQNEAQSEQYQLAQQNPLTHDLESILPYKNKYMGATSNLVMFNHLPLSDFKRTFQLRPEKFTIEIHYEDKTTDIEAKLFKQAMLYNSVAAFALVDNLQTVEYRFADTTIVATRGAIQGLFGEDLASLLTKEKWRTGVQDKLRDDQFVEEGMVEIEST from the coding sequence ATGCGAAATAAAATCATACTTGCTTTGGTTCTCATCGGGGTTGTCCTGTTCATGGCCATTCAGATCATGATTATTCCTCAGAACGAAGCGCAATCCGAGCAATATCAATTGGCTCAGCAAAACCCGCTGACTCACGATTTGGAATCCATTTTGCCATACAAAAACAAGTACATGGGCGCAACTTCGAATCTGGTCATGTTCAATCATCTGCCGTTAAGTGATTTTAAGCGGACCTTTCAGCTCCGTCCGGAGAAGTTTACGATTGAGATCCATTACGAGGACAAGACGACCGATATCGAGGCGAAATTGTTCAAGCAAGCGATGCTGTATAATTCTGTGGCAGCCTTTGCACTGGTAGACAATTTGCAAACTGTCGAATATCGTTTTGCAGATACTACGATTGTTGCCACACGAGGTGCCATACAAGGCCTCTTCGGTGAGGATTTGGCATCGCTTTTGACAAAAGAAAAGTGGCGTACAGGTGTACAGGACAAGTTGCGGGATGATCAATTTGTTGAAGAGGGTATGGTGGAAATAGAGAGTACATAG
- the glnA gene encoding type I glutamate--ammonia ligase: MDMKTVLSIIDAEKVEYVDFRIVDLLGRQHHVTVPAYAVDEGTFRNGVAFDGSSLIGYKSIEESDMVAMPDPATAFIDPFVEAKTMNIICNIVNPDNTVYTRDPRGIALKAEAYLQQSGLATAAYFGPESEFFLFDNVRYASGPSGSFFHIDSEEAYWNTGKEGQNLGYKVRNKGGYFPVQPTDSQMDIRNEMCTLMTKCGLHVERHHHEVATAGQGEINFRFDTLTRTADNLLLFKYIVRNVAAKHGKTATFMPKPIVGDNGSGMHVHQSLFKGDTPLFYEQGGYANLSETALHYIGGILHHAPALIALTNPSTNSFKRLVPGYEAPVNLVFSKGNRSAAVRIPIAAVTPKASRVEFRTPDSTANPYLAFAAMLMAGLDGIKRKLDPRELGFGPMDKNIYDLSDAEKHEIKSAPGSLAEALVALEQDHDFLLEGNVFTKEVIEGWIAQKRGEIEQVERTVNPKEYELYYDL, from the coding sequence TTGGATATGAAAACAGTCTTGTCCATAATTGACGCAGAAAAAGTGGAATATGTAGATTTTCGCATCGTTGACCTGCTCGGCCGCCAACACCATGTCACCGTTCCTGCCTACGCGGTAGACGAAGGAACATTCCGCAATGGCGTCGCATTTGACGGCTCCAGTCTAATCGGCTACAAGTCCATTGAAGAAAGCGACATGGTAGCGATGCCCGATCCGGCAACCGCCTTCATCGATCCTTTCGTAGAAGCCAAAACCATGAATATCATCTGCAACATCGTCAATCCAGACAACACCGTCTACACACGCGATCCTCGCGGCATTGCGCTCAAGGCCGAAGCCTATCTGCAACAATCCGGCCTCGCTACCGCTGCTTATTTTGGCCCAGAATCCGAATTCTTCCTCTTTGACAATGTACGCTATGCCTCTGGTCCGTCTGGCTCCTTCTTCCACATCGATTCAGAAGAAGCTTACTGGAACACAGGGAAAGAAGGACAAAACCTCGGCTACAAAGTACGCAACAAGGGCGGATACTTCCCTGTTCAACCAACCGACTCCCAAATGGATATCCGCAATGAAATGTGCACGTTGATGACAAAATGCGGCTTGCATGTCGAGCGCCATCACCATGAGGTGGCAACAGCCGGTCAGGGTGAGATCAATTTCCGCTTCGATACACTGACTCGTACAGCAGACAATCTATTGTTGTTCAAATACATCGTGCGCAATGTAGCTGCGAAACACGGAAAAACGGCTACTTTCATGCCAAAACCAATCGTTGGTGACAACGGATCTGGAATGCATGTTCACCAAAGTCTGTTTAAAGGCGACACCCCATTGTTCTACGAGCAAGGCGGTTACGCAAACTTGAGTGAGACTGCGCTGCACTACATTGGTGGTATTTTGCACCACGCACCTGCGTTAATCGCTTTGACGAATCCGAGCACCAACTCGTTCAAGAGACTCGTTCCAGGCTATGAAGCACCAGTGAATCTCGTCTTCTCCAAAGGCAATCGCTCTGCTGCCGTTCGGATTCCGATTGCTGCCGTTACGCCAAAAGCGTCCCGCGTTGAGTTCCGCACCCCGGACTCTACTGCAAACCCGTACTTGGCATTTGCCGCCATGCTGATGGCTGGCCTCGATGGCATCAAGCGCAAGCTCGACCCGCGCGAACTGGGCTTTGGACCAATGGATAAAAACATCTACGACTTGTCCGATGCGGAAAAACACGAGATCAAGAGCGCTCCCGGTTCTCTCGCAGAAGCACTTGTAGCACTCGAACAAGACCATGATTTCTTGCTCGAAGGGAATGTCTTCACAAAAGAAGTAATCGAAGGCTGGATTGCACAAAAGCGCGGTGAGATTGAGCAAGTCGAACGGACAGTGAATCCAAAAGAGTATGAACTGTATTACGACCTATAA
- a CDS encoding PLP-dependent aminotransferase family protein, whose product MLTIDWKPDKSSDIPIYVQIVAYMKGKIAGGEWPINSKLPTQRALAQAFDVNRSTVVTALEELKADGFIEATVGSGSVVSNNTWSLLTTSPPPNWLGYVQAGAHLPNSPTIQDINRYEPDPRYIRLGTGELSPSLIPVAEMEEVMASLQGKMTQLGYSEPKGLLPLRQAISNHLRSRGIEASPASILVVSGALQALQLISIGILHRGSAILLEQPSYLFSLPLFQSSGMRLVGVPMDAEGISPQVLTRQKQAHNAALLYTISAYHNPTGISMSENRREQVLAACERERLPVLEDDVYGELWLDEPGPLPLKARDQSGLVLYLGSLSKTLSPGLRIGWIVGPEPVIERLADVKMQTDYGASAISQWVATEWLTSDRYSRHLDQLREALRHRRDRMCECLARWFGDLADWRMPHGGFYIWLRLHQAVSMRKLFTEALAKGVLLNPGFVYDQTDSHHLRLSYVYAEEADMEKALFVISQLLRGKG is encoded by the coding sequence GTGCTGACGATAGACTGGAAGCCTGACAAATCATCAGATATACCGATCTACGTGCAGATCGTGGCTTATATGAAGGGGAAAATAGCAGGCGGAGAGTGGCCGATCAATAGTAAATTGCCAACACAAAGAGCATTGGCACAAGCCTTTGATGTAAACCGCAGCACGGTAGTGACGGCTTTGGAAGAGCTAAAAGCGGATGGTTTCATTGAAGCAACAGTAGGCAGTGGCTCCGTCGTTAGCAACAATACATGGTCCTTATTGACGACCTCACCACCACCAAATTGGCTGGGCTACGTACAGGCCGGAGCTCATCTCCCCAATTCGCCAACGATTCAGGATATCAATCGTTATGAGCCAGACCCGAGGTACATTCGTTTGGGGACAGGTGAGCTGTCGCCGAGCTTGATTCCTGTTGCGGAGATGGAAGAGGTCATGGCTAGCTTGCAGGGCAAAATGACTCAGCTCGGATATTCGGAGCCAAAAGGGCTGTTGCCTTTGCGCCAGGCGATCAGCAATCATTTGCGGAGCAGGGGGATCGAAGCTTCACCAGCATCTATTTTGGTCGTGTCGGGAGCCCTTCAAGCCTTGCAGTTGATATCGATTGGCATCCTTCACCGTGGATCTGCCATCTTGCTCGAACAGCCTTCGTATTTATTCTCACTGCCTTTGTTTCAATCATCGGGAATGCGGCTGGTTGGTGTACCGATGGATGCGGAAGGAATCTCTCCCCAAGTGCTAACGAGACAAAAACAGGCGCATAACGCGGCGCTTCTCTATACAATTTCGGCATACCACAATCCCACAGGAATTAGTATGTCAGAGAACCGAAGGGAGCAGGTGTTGGCGGCATGTGAGCGGGAGAGACTGCCTGTGTTGGAAGACGATGTTTACGGAGAATTGTGGTTAGATGAGCCGGGACCATTGCCGTTGAAGGCGAGAGATCAGAGCGGGTTGGTGTTGTATTTGGGCAGCTTGTCCAAAACACTCAGTCCGGGACTGCGGATTGGCTGGATTGTAGGTCCTGAGCCTGTCATTGAACGCCTTGCGGATGTGAAAATGCAGACGGATTACGGAGCGAGTGCTATTTCTCAATGGGTGGCGACAGAATGGCTCACAAGCGATAGATATTCCCGGCATCTGGATCAGCTTAGAGAAGCTCTGCGACATAGAAGGGACAGGATGTGCGAATGCCTTGCTCGCTGGTTTGGCGATTTGGCAGATTGGCGTATGCCGCATGGTGGTTTTTACATTTGGCTGCGTCTGCATCAGGCGGTTTCCATGCGCAAGCTTTTTACGGAAGCACTGGCAAAAGGAGTTCTGTTAAATCCCGGCTTTGTTTATGATCAGACGGATAGTCATCATCTTCGCTTGTCCTACGTGTACGCAGAGGAAGCAGATATGGAAAAGGCGCTATTTGTAATATCGCAGCTCCTGCGTGGAAAGGGATAA
- a CDS encoding cupredoxin domain-containing protein produces the protein MSRHWYRQLRYPIIALAVTLTLLWTHHHHRLPASYAVATRTHTVTISSAGFLPNQLTAHEGERVSLMIVNTDTRPHNLSIRDLNLTSTELKPTQSTLLQFSAAKRGRYYFVSDAPGYPETGFQGMLVID, from the coding sequence ATGTCTCGTCACTGGTATCGGCAGCTTCGTTATCCAATCATCGCTCTGGCTGTGACATTAACGCTACTTTGGACACATCATCACCATCGTCTGCCCGCTTCGTACGCTGTCGCGACGCGGACACATACCGTTACGATTTCTAGCGCTGGCTTTTTGCCCAATCAATTGACTGCGCACGAAGGAGAGCGAGTCTCGTTGATGATCGTCAACACCGATACACGCCCTCACAATCTATCCATTCGTGATCTAAACCTTACATCCACAGAATTAAAACCGACTCAATCGACTCTCTTACAGTTTTCAGCCGCCAAACGTGGTCGGTATTATTTCGTATCAGACGCACCGGGCTATCCGGAAACAGGGTTCCAAGGCATGCTCGTCATTGACTAG
- a CDS encoding PadR family transcriptional regulator: protein MSDSIISSDIIRGHIDTIILRVLCDGDNYGYEIIKAIFKNSGGRYELKEPSLYTSLKRLESHKLIVSYWGDESQGGRRKYYQVTETGRKAYEKSLASWKLAKELIDQLIERRGEV, encoded by the coding sequence ATGAGTGACAGCATTATCAGCAGTGACATTATCCGCGGTCATATCGATACAATTATTCTCCGTGTCCTGTGTGATGGCGATAACTATGGATACGAAATCATCAAAGCCATTTTCAAAAACAGCGGCGGGCGATACGAACTGAAAGAGCCTTCCCTGTATACCAGCCTGAAAAGATTAGAGTCACACAAGCTGATCGTTTCGTACTGGGGAGATGAGAGCCAGGGGGGCAGACGCAAATATTATCAGGTGACAGAAACAGGGAGAAAAGCGTACGAAAAATCGCTGGCATCCTGGAAATTGGCCAAAGAATTGATTGACCAGCTAATCGAAAGGCGGGGCGAAGTGTGA
- a CDS encoding LysE/ArgO family amino acid transporter: MLEAILHGFVLAFGLILPLGAQNVFVFNQGALQPTLLRAMPVVLTAALCDTLLILLAVLGVSLVVLTVTWLKTVLYVVGFFFLVYMGYLTWRSRPNTEAGEKERFSAKKQIMFAASVSLLNPHAILDTIGVIGTSSLSYTGTEKWGFTIACILVSCIWFFGLSVAGRTAGRLDRSGKLQRGLNMVSAVIMWGVAVYMAAQLLIS, translated from the coding sequence ATGCTGGAAGCGATTTTGCACGGTTTTGTGCTTGCTTTTGGACTTATTTTACCGCTCGGCGCACAAAATGTTTTCGTTTTTAATCAGGGGGCTCTACAACCTACATTACTTCGCGCCATGCCCGTCGTACTGACTGCGGCACTCTGCGATACCCTGCTCATTTTATTGGCGGTATTAGGAGTTTCTTTGGTCGTATTGACAGTCACATGGCTGAAAACGGTTCTGTATGTGGTCGGCTTCTTCTTTTTGGTGTACATGGGATATTTAACGTGGCGTAGCCGTCCGAATACGGAGGCTGGAGAGAAAGAGCGCTTTTCCGCCAAAAAGCAAATCATGTTTGCTGCCTCTGTCTCTTTGTTGAATCCGCATGCGATTCTCGACACGATCGGGGTGATTGGTACCAGCTCACTGAGCTACACCGGAACAGAAAAATGGGGTTTTACGATTGCCTGCATCCTCGTATCCTGCATCTGGTTTTTTGGCCTTTCTGTAGCTGGTCGTACGGCAGGACGATTGGACCGGTCTGGAAAATTGCAGCGTGGCCTGAATATGGTTTCAGCCGTGATTATGTGGGGAGTGGCCGTCTATATGGCAGCCCAATTACTCATCTCGTAA
- a CDS encoding permease prefix domain 1-containing protein — protein MESLQHHVDQLFQKYRGSKQIEELKWEVLSNLEAKVADLVADGLSLGEAVKKAKANLPSIDSIVGERRKVYMLPLLQELLQLGLLYGLIAWIVTMPLRIWGKGIFLNYGLFAICILIGIVYLVLLRFNRPASSRQLTSMNVQFAFLLRKTGWMLWALYIVGTLVFTTALYFGSNLWFSTPVNLTGPYQFANIAVTYALPFLSILIPLWLQAIPRLILKYDAGEGDLHAK, from the coding sequence ATGGAGAGTTTGCAGCACCATGTCGATCAATTGTTTCAAAAATATAGAGGAAGTAAACAAATCGAGGAGCTCAAGTGGGAAGTATTGAGCAATTTGGAGGCAAAGGTCGCCGACTTAGTTGCAGATGGGCTATCGCTGGGTGAAGCGGTGAAAAAAGCAAAGGCTAATCTGCCATCGATTGATTCGATTGTCGGAGAACGACGTAAAGTATACATGCTTCCACTTCTGCAAGAGTTGTTGCAGCTCGGATTGCTGTACGGACTCATTGCCTGGATTGTGACTATGCCCTTGCGAATCTGGGGAAAGGGTATCTTTTTGAACTATGGTCTGTTTGCGATTTGTATCCTCATCGGGATCGTCTATTTGGTTTTGCTAAGGTTCAACCGACCGGCTTCCTCTCGTCAATTGACCAGCATGAATGTGCAATTTGCCTTTTTGTTGCGAAAAACGGGCTGGATGCTGTGGGCGCTTTATATTGTCGGGACACTCGTGTTTACGACTGCGCTCTATTTTGGCAGTAATCTATGGTTTTCAACGCCAGTGAATCTTACTGGACCATATCAATTCGCGAACATTGCTGTAACGTATGCGCTACCTTTTCTCTCCATCCTCATACCGCTGTGGCTCCAGGCCATTCCGCGACTTATTTTAAAATACGATGCAGGGGAGGGTGATCTCCATGCGAAATAA
- a CDS encoding DUF47 domain-containing protein produces the protein MLFTKSDALLDDLYEIAKNVHQTAIYFNEYKITSLETVKTFATEMKEYETKGDKLIHEIIVQINKTFITAIEREDVLDLAVKLDDVLDGLEFCASRLYMYDIMEPDQTMVRFGQLIEEATKQILLAIELLQKQKLSAMKEYIIRINDLESEGDELVRGSIRQLFKTSSDPIHIMQLKEVYEVLEDVMDHCEDVADAMESVIMGNS, from the coding sequence ATGCTTTTTACCAAATCGGATGCACTCTTGGATGACTTGTATGAGATTGCGAAAAATGTGCATCAGACGGCGATCTATTTTAATGAATACAAAATCACTTCATTAGAGACAGTCAAAACCTTTGCTACAGAGATGAAGGAGTACGAAACAAAGGGCGACAAGCTCATCCATGAAATCATCGTGCAAATCAACAAGACATTTATTACCGCCATCGAGCGCGAGGACGTTCTGGACCTTGCCGTCAAGCTGGATGATGTGCTGGACGGATTAGAGTTTTGCGCTTCGCGACTCTATATGTACGACATCATGGAACCAGATCAAACGATGGTGCGATTCGGTCAACTCATCGAAGAAGCTACCAAACAAATTCTTCTCGCCATCGAACTGCTCCAAAAGCAAAAGTTGTCCGCTATGAAGGAGTACATCATCCGCATTAACGATTTGGAAAGTGAAGGGGATGAATTGGTGCGGGGCAGCATCCGGCAATTGTTCAAAACCTCAAGCGATCCGATTCACATTATGCAGCTCAAAGAGGTTTACGAAGTGCTCGAAGATGTCATGGATCATTGCGAGGATGTCGCGGATGCGATGGAATCCGTGATCATGGGCAACTCTTAA